The Cyclobacterium amurskyense genome contains the following window.
CCCAGCTGGTAACAAAAGTCCGAAGTTCTTCTTCATGAGAATACTTTTCATCGGCAGCCACTCTCAGGGATTTGGAAACCATCCATCTGGTACTTTTATACAAGGCCAGTTTGCCAAACCATAAGTATTTCTCTTGGTCAGGATCCAAGGCTGGAGCGATCATTATCGTGCCAGTCAGCCAATCCGGATCTTGAATGGCAGTATAGCCGGCAATGGTTGCTCCAAAGGAATGACCAATGGTAAAGACCTCTCGATTTTCCCGCACTTCTTTCACCAAGGCATCTATTGCCTTGTACTGATCGGGAATGGGTTGGTAATTGCCATAATCAGAATAACCATAACCTAGCCGGTCGATGATAAGAATGGAAAATTGCTTTCTTAAAGTGTCTTCCTGAATATACGGTAGGAAGGCAGAAGAAGAACCTGGCGCTCCATGAATAAACAATAAAATGGGTGCATCCTTGTCTTGATTTTCGTACCATAGCCACCTTAAAGAATACTTTTCTAAATAATTGATATCAAAAGAAATGTCCTTCTTTTCCATCAATTTATTGAGGCTTTTATCACTGTCTCTGAAAGGAAAACAGCCTGAAAAAAGTGGCACTAATAAAAAAGACAATAGAAGAAACCTGATGGTATTTTGATTCATAAAGGTGGGTTTAATGATGGAAACGTAAACCAACCACTACTAGTTTATAATTTGAGGTAAATTACTGATGCTTCAGACTTTTTAAACCCGGATTATGTAATAGAATTTCTCCGTCCTGACAATAGTCAGGGGTGAAGCCTGTCCCGTGTTTACGGGAAGTGTTGCAATCGCAAGAAAATCAGGCTGTTTGGAGATTTTAGCATAGCACCGCTATGGTGAAATTGAAAACAGCAACGATTGGGTATTTTAAAGCGATTTTAGCACGTAATAGAATGTCTATTGCATATTTCGGGTTAAACTTACCCCCAACTAGTAGCCCCCTTGCTACTACTTTCTGAAACCATTTCAAAATCAGCCACTCAACCATTTTACTATTGGTTTTTACCACTAAGATGTTTTTATTGCACCCAGTTATGAAAGCATTTATATATATTCAATTAGTGATAATGGTTTTGATCATGGGAAGTAATAGTTTAAAGGCTCAAACGTATTTTTTGGATCAATTTCCGGATGTTTGGCAACGTAATATGGACTATTCCCGAGCATTGGCCGAGGCCATGCCTGCCAATTTATACGATTATCGACCAACTCCTGAAGCCATGTCCTTTGGGGATCAGCTTTTACATATAGCAAGTAATATCAGTTACCTTACTGCAATCGTCAATGGTGAGAAAAGGTCTTTTTATGAAAAGGAAGACAGATCCTCTTTGGACAAGGATTCAATAATAGAGATTCTTGACGAAGCCAACAAATACGTGCTAGAATTGATCAAAAAAACAGAGCAGAGTCAATTAGATGAAGAAATTGTCTTTGCTAATGAAAATATGACCAAGGAAAACATTTTTTATTTGCTCCGAGGACATCAAACACACCACCGTGGCCAGGCTCTAGTCTACCTTCGTTTAAATGGAATAGCGACACCTGCATATGTGGGCTGGTAAACTATAAAAAAAGCGTTACTAATTTTACTTAATTTACAATTTTAGAAATTATTGGTGTTGAAATTTTGTTCTAACACCATGAAAGCCTTTTATATACTTTCCTTATTTTTTGTCAGTTCTGCCTTTATAGGCCAGGTAAGTTACGCACAAAGCCTGCCCTATAAAGCTCTTTTAGGCAGTACTTATGACAAAAATTTCCCTTTGGTCTATCCCGATCAAAAAGAATTGATCAATGGTGCTATTCTGTTGGATACCCGTGAGAAAAATGAATTCAATGTAAGTCATTTAAAAGGAGCTCAATGGGTAGGTTTTGAAACTTTTGACATTTCCAGCGTAAAAGATATCCCCAAAGATCAACCCATAGTCGTTTACTGCTCTATAGGTGCAAGAAGTCAGGAGATCGGCAAGAAATTGAAACAAAGTGGCTACAGTGAAGTTTATAATCTCTATGGAGGAATTTTCCATTGGGTAAATGAAAGCAACCCCGTATACCATTTAGACACCCTACCTACCAATAAAGTCCACACTTTTAATAAAATGTGGGGAGTCTGGTTAAATAAAGGTGAAAAAGTACATTAGTTACCCCTCACAGACCAGCACTCCAATTATTATCTATTCTAAATCAACGAATTATGCCTACCTCACCACAATTATTAATATTTGATGTAAATGAAACCCTGCTGGATACAAAAGCAGTAACAACCGCCATCAATAAAGAAATAGGAAATGATGAAGCTGCCGACAAATGGTTTCAGTCTTTATTACATTATTCATTGGTAGAAACTGTAACAGGTGATTTTGCTGATTTCTCTAAGATTGCCGACGCATGTTTGGAAATGACTGCGAATAATTATGGCAAAGATCTTACTCCGAAAACACGAGAAACAATTTTAAGTGAGTTCAAAAAGCTTTCACCACATACAGATGTCTCCGAAGGCCTCCAACGCCTAAAAAATGCAGGTTTTATTTTAGTAGCACTTAGCAATGGAACCTTAGAAGCTGTAAACGAGCAACTCAAATCGGCTGGAATAAGTCAATTATTTGATCGGATTTTTAGTATTCAAAGTGTAGGGAAATTTAAACCTCACCCTTCCACTTATGCTTATGTTCTAGATAAAATGGAGATTTCATCAGATAAAGCGGTAATGATCGCGGCACACCCATGGGACTTAGTAGGTGCTGCCAGAGCTGGATTACAAACAGCTTTTATCAAGAGATCAGGAAAATCAAATTATCCACTTTCTCCACAAAATGAATTTGTCGCAGAAGATTTAATTCAGTTTTCTGATCAACTCATTCACTAAAAACATATTTTTAAATGATAAAGCTATTTATTTATTTCGGCATTTTTTTGATAAATCTTTCCTGCGGAGAATCCAACTTGGGACTTGCAGGAACCAATCCACCTAGCCATACTTCATTTAATACACTCCTTAAAAAACACGTATCAGATCAAGGAAAGGTAGATTATAAAGGATTTATCGCTGATGAGGAAAAATTGGATGCCTATTTACAACTACTAAGCACCAATGCCCCAGATAGAAACACATGGTCTGAGGCAGAACAACTTGCTTATTGGATCAATGCTTACAATGCTTTTACCATAAAATTGATTCTCAATCACTATCCAGTCAAAAGCATTAAGGATATTGGGCCAAAATTAACCATTCCACTTGTTAACACTGTCTGGCATTTGGAGTTCTTCGAAATTGGGGGAAAGCCTGCTAGTCTGGATGAAATAGAGCACAAAATACTGAGGAAAGAATTTGATGAGCCAAGGATTCATTTTGCAATCAATTGCGCTTCGATTTCCTGCCCGAGATTATGGAACCATGCCTATTCGGCTAAAAATTTAAATGCTGAATTGGAACAGGCAGCCCGAACATTTATCAACGACCCTCAATTTAATAAAACCACAGGTTCACAAGTAGAGATATCAAGCTTATTTTCTTGGTTTTCTTCTGACTTCACAAAAAATGGTAGTTTGGAAGATTTTATCAATCAATACGCTACAAATCCCATAAAGAAAGGTGGAAAAATCAGCTTCAAAGACTACAACTGGGCCTTAAACGAATAAGATAAACCGATTGCAAAGGTCTATCTAACTTCCTTCGTTTGGCAAGCTTTTGTAGTAGATGGGGCTACACCGAAATTATCATCCACTAGATGAACTAAACCCTGGTCTAACAAAGAAATTTTTATCAATGCCTGGTGATGAATGCTATGCTCAAGGCAATAAGCAAGTTCTCTCCGGTAAGATGATGGGATAATGCAATCATGGTCATCCTCTAGGGAAAAGTTAGCTACCAGGTCTGCTTTACCTACAACCCTTTCTTCATTCAAAAAATCGATCAATTTATTAATGGTAAGAATTGCCTTTTGGGCATCTTGCTCTATTGACTTATCTCGCTCTCTTTTGTCGTAATTAATCTGAGTAAGTTGTAGGTAAAAAGACTCACTAAGGCAAGTATAAAACTCAATGATATGACGAATATGTTGGCCTATAGAAGATCCTGATAACAACTCAGATTTATAGTTGTATTGCTGCGGGGACAAACTTTCCAATAGTAAGGAAAGTTGATTTAGATTCTGTTTACATTCAGCTTGCATGATTCTTTATTTGGTTGATATAATACTTGTTAATACTTAAAGGAAAACGTCTATCACTACAAAATCAGACGTGAGACATCAACCGTCCTGACAATTTCAGGCAATCTTTTTTATTTTTCTCCATCTATTGTAATGGTCCAAGGCTTCTTTTATTGAACCAGTAGATGAGGCTAGATGCTTATTTTCCCTGCTGATTTGATAGATAATACCCCAATGTTTCAAAAGCGTTTTAATCCCATCAAATAACTTGGCGTTGGGATCATAAATATGAGCAGGCTCCGCATTGACACCATTGATTTCCAATATTTTTATCCCTTTCCCCTGAATAAAATCCTCCATTGAAGGTGCTTTCAAGTCCACCCTCCCATAGAAAAAGGTACCCAATTGGTGACTGGTTTTGTCAAAAAACCGAATCAGTTCAGGGTTAGCAAGGTGTGATCCATCTAGAAATTTCGTTCCTCTATTATGGTTCCCTATAGGTTCAAGTAGCTTTTCTTCACCAAAAGCCAATACTTCTTCCGGATTCAAACGTCCATCTTTGAACAATCCTTTACTAACCAGTCGACCTCTTGGAATTTCATTTACCAAGTCTTTAAGGTTAGATTTACCGTCTCCAATTACCGTCAAAAAATCCTTCAGTACAATGGAGGGAATTTTTCCTGAATTTTCACTTGGCAGCCTATAATAAAACACCCCAGCTTCAAAAGAACTTTGAATAAACTCCTGTAAGAGCACATCTGACTTACTTTCCTGCAGGTAAAGGCCAAGTTGTGAACCATCTCTTATTAACTTGACCGCTGTACCTCTCTCCCCTCTGTCAGGCTTTGCTATAATGGGAAAATCAATGTTTTGTGTTTCCAGTGCTTTAAGGGCTGTATCCAATGAAGCACCGGATTGAAGAAATACTGTTTTGGGTATTAAATTTTCCGGTAATTTTTTAAGTTGACGGTATTTGCTACAATTGTAAAGCCCTCCCATCTCCATATCGGGATTGGCAAGGGTGAAAAAAAAGGGCGACCTTGCCCTTAAAGAAAGTAGGAAAAAATAAAATACAACAGGCGAATAGACCAACCAAGTTGGCCAATATTCCCAGTGGGTCAATTTGATGAAGAAGTTACTCTTATAGCTCATGTTTTTTCAAAATGCTTCAGCAAAATAAATATAGAAACCCCTGGAGTCAGAAGTAAAGCTGTAATCCAGCCTTACATTAGTTCTATCATTTTTGCTTATTCGAAACCTAAGGCCTCCACCAGCAGCTAGATGTATTTGTTGGAATAAATCCTCTCTTAAAGTGTTGTATACTCTCCCTGCGGAGCCAAAAACTGCAAAGCCAATCCTTCCTATGACATGCTGTCGGTATTCGGTTTGCAAAACGGCCAAATGCCTATCTCTAAACCTTCCTTGGTAATACCCCCGGTGAAAGAAAGGCCCAC
Protein-coding sequences here:
- a CDS encoding alpha/beta fold hydrolase — translated: MNQNTIRFLLLSFLLVPLFSGCFPFRDSDKSLNKLMEKKDISFDINYLEKYSLRWLWYENQDKDAPILLFIHGAPGSSSAFLPYIQEDTLRKQFSILIIDRLGYGYSDYGNYQPIPDQYKAIDALVKEVRENREVFTIGHSFGATIAGYTAIQDPDWLTGTIMIAPALDPDQEKYLWFGKLALYKSTRWMVSKSLRVAADEKYSHEEELRTFVTSWDQINSPILHIHGDKDGLVPYGNVKFSEDKIPEKWLEIKTIKGEGHLIPFTEKELMVNEILQFVGQ
- a CDS encoding DinB family protein produces the protein MKAFIYIQLVIMVLIMGSNSLKAQTYFLDQFPDVWQRNMDYSRALAEAMPANLYDYRPTPEAMSFGDQLLHIASNISYLTAIVNGEKRSFYEKEDRSSLDKDSIIEILDEANKYVLELIKKTEQSQLDEEIVFANENMTKENIFYLLRGHQTHHRGQALVYLRLNGIATPAYVGW
- a CDS encoding rhodanese-like domain-containing protein; the encoded protein is MKAFYILSLFFVSSAFIGQVSYAQSLPYKALLGSTYDKNFPLVYPDQKELINGAILLDTREKNEFNVSHLKGAQWVGFETFDISSVKDIPKDQPIVVYCSIGARSQEIGKKLKQSGYSEVYNLYGGIFHWVNESNPVYHLDTLPTNKVHTFNKMWGVWLNKGEKVH
- a CDS encoding haloacid dehalogenase type II → MPTSPQLLIFDVNETLLDTKAVTTAINKEIGNDEAADKWFQSLLHYSLVETVTGDFADFSKIADACLEMTANNYGKDLTPKTRETILSEFKKLSPHTDVSEGLQRLKNAGFILVALSNGTLEAVNEQLKSAGISQLFDRIFSIQSVGKFKPHPSTYAYVLDKMEISSDKAVMIAAHPWDLVGAARAGLQTAFIKRSGKSNYPLSPQNEFVAEDLIQFSDQLIH
- a CDS encoding DUF547 domain-containing protein, whose product is MIKLFIYFGIFLINLSCGESNLGLAGTNPPSHTSFNTLLKKHVSDQGKVDYKGFIADEEKLDAYLQLLSTNAPDRNTWSEAEQLAYWINAYNAFTIKLILNHYPVKSIKDIGPKLTIPLVNTVWHLEFFEIGGKPASLDEIEHKILRKEFDEPRIHFAINCASISCPRLWNHAYSAKNLNAELEQAARTFINDPQFNKTTGSQVEISSLFSWFSSDFTKNGSLEDFINQYATNPIKKGGKISFKDYNWALNE
- a CDS encoding DinB family protein, which encodes MQAECKQNLNQLSLLLESLSPQQYNYKSELLSGSSIGQHIRHIIEFYTCLSESFYLQLTQINYDKRERDKSIEQDAQKAILTINKLIDFLNEERVVGKADLVANFSLEDDHDCIIPSSYRRELAYCLEHSIHHQALIKISLLDQGLVHLVDDNFGVAPSTTKACQTKEVR
- a CDS encoding ATP-grasp domain-containing protein, encoding MSYKSNFFIKLTHWEYWPTWLVYSPVVFYFFLLSLRARSPFFFTLANPDMEMGGLYNCSKYRQLKKLPENLIPKTVFLQSGASLDTALKALETQNIDFPIIAKPDRGERGTAVKLIRDGSQLGLYLQESKSDVLLQEFIQSSFEAGVFYYRLPSENSGKIPSIVLKDFLTVIGDGKSNLKDLVNEIPRGRLVSKGLFKDGRLNPEEVLAFGEEKLLEPIGNHNRGTKFLDGSHLANPELIRFFDKTSHQLGTFFYGRVDLKAPSMEDFIQGKGIKILEINGVNAEPAHIYDPNAKLFDGIKTLLKHWGIIYQISRENKHLASSTGSIKEALDHYNRWRKIKKIA